The nucleotide window TCATCTATTATTTTGGTAACTCATCACTTAGAAGAGATTTTTGAAGAAATTGAAAATGTAGCATTGATTTATGATAATACAATCTATAAAAGTGGTAAAAAAGAAGAAATTCTAACAAGTGAAAATTTATCAAAGATTTTTGAAACAAAACTAACAATAGGTGAAAAAAACAATAGATATTTTGTAGAAGAAATTTTATAAATAATTTAAAAAAATATATATTTATCTAAAGTCATACTAAAGTAATAAAGCCTTAAATTTTGATTTCTTTTAAGTTATAATAAAAATTTAAATAGAAATTAATAATTTTAAGGCTTTTTTTGACAAATTTTAAAAACTTATCAATTTTATATGTAGAAGATGATTTTGAAGTTCAAGCAAATATTAGCAAAATATTATCTCTTTTATTTCAAAAGGTTTATACTGCTTCAAATGGAGCTGAAGCTTTAGAAATATTTAAAGAAAATGAAATTCACATGATTTTAACTGATTATGAAATGCCTAATTTAAATGGTTATGAATTAATAGTAAAAATTAGAGAACTTTCAGAAACAATACCTATTGTAATACTTAGTAACCATACTGAAAAAGAGAAACTTTTAAAATGTATTCCTTTAAAACTTATGCAATATTTAGAAAAACCTATAATTTATGAAAAATTATTTCAAGTATTATATGAATGTAAAAAAGAAGTTGAAAAATATACTAATATCAAACATATTATAAATGAAACAACTTCTTATGATCCAAATGTGAAATTATTATTTGTAAATGATAAAAAGATTGAATTAACTGCCCTTGAAATAGAAGTTTTTGAATATTTATTTAATAAAAAAAATCAATTAGTAATGAAAGAAGAATTGATTGCTTTTATATGGAAAGAGCAAAATCATGGAGAGGATGCTTTAAAAAATCTTATTTATAGACTCAGAAAGAAAATAGGAAAAGAATTAATTGAAAATCATAAAAACCTCGGTTATTCACTAAAAAGTAATTAAATATGAGAATAATTCTTTTTTTACTGTTTTTTATATCTTTTTCATTTTCTAATACTTTTATATTAGAAAAAAATAATATTCCACAGATTTCTCTTGAAACATTTAGCGATACTTATATTGACAAAAATCATAACAAAACTATAGATGAAATAAAAAATGAACCTTTTAAAAATATTTCTAAAACAAACTTCAAAGCAACAAAAAGTCATATTTGGTCGAGATTTTCTATTTTAAATAATACTTTAGATACAAAAGAGATCTTTTTTAAAAATAGTAAAGCTGGCGTTGATATTATAGATGTATATATTTTCAAAAATGGAAGTTTTTATAAAAAAATTGAACTTGGAGATATGAGAGATATAAAAAATAGAGAACTAAAAACAAAAAAAAGCACTTTTTATTTAAATCTTGAAAAACAAACTCTTTATGATTTTTACATAATGCATAAAAGTTATAGTAGTATTTCAACTCTTTGGACTTTACAAAATAGAGTAACATTTGAAAAATTTGAAAATATCGAATCGACTGTTTGGGGTATTTTTATAGGTATAATATTTACTTTATGTTTTTATAATCTTGTTCTATTTTTTTCTATAAAAGAGTTTGCTTTTTTAAACTATATTTTTATGTCTTTATCTTTTGCAACTTACCAACTTTGCGTAAATGGAGTAGCATATCAAATATTTGAAAACGTGAATTTACAATATCTAAATAATCTAAATTGGATAATTGGTTTTTTAACACAAGTATTCACTATTTTATTTCCTATTTTATTTTTTAAACCTAAAAAAGAGACTTTTATTTTTAAATATTTTATTTCAATTTTAATCATTGATATATGTACTGTAATACTTTACTCTTTTTCATTTACTAACCCAGAGATTAGATATTTTACAAAATATACAGATTTTATAACATTTATTAGTATCCCTAGTTTACTTCTTATTTCTATTTGGGCAATAAAAAATAAACGTTCAGGAGCAATGTATTATTTATTTGGGCAAGTTTTTTACTTATTATTAGTTGTTTATGTTGTGATGGTTACTATTGGATATTTTGAATCTTTTGAATATATTTGGGTTATTGTTCCTATTGGTATTATTCTTGATGTAATTTTCTTATCTCTTGCTCTATTTA belongs to Arcobacter defluvii and includes:
- a CDS encoding response regulator transcription factor, producing the protein MTNFKNLSILYVEDDFEVQANISKILSLLFQKVYTASNGAEALEIFKENEIHMILTDYEMPNLNGYELIVKIRELSETIPIVILSNHTEKEKLLKCIPLKLMQYLEKPIIYEKLFQVLYECKKEVEKYTNIKHIINETTSYDPNVKLLFVNDKKIELTALEIEVFEYLFNKKNQLVMKEELIAFIWKEQNHGEDALKNLIYRLRKKIGKELIENHKNLGYSLKSN
- a CDS encoding 7TM diverse intracellular signaling domain-containing protein, which codes for MRIILFLLFFISFSFSNTFILEKNNIPQISLETFSDTYIDKNHNKTIDEIKNEPFKNISKTNFKATKSHIWSRFSILNNTLDTKEIFFKNSKAGVDIIDVYIFKNGSFYKKIELGDMRDIKNRELKTKKSTFYLNLEKQTLYDFYIMHKSYSSISTLWTLQNRVTFEKFENIESTVWGIFIGIIFTLCFYNLVLFFSIKEFAFLNYIFMSLSFATYQLCVNGVAYQIFENVNLQYLNNLNWIIGFLTQVFTILFPILFFKPKKETFIFKYFISILIIDICTVILYSFSFTNPEIRYFTKYTDFITFISIPSLLLISIWAIKNKRSGAMYYLFGQVFYLLLVVYVVMVTIGYFESFEYIWVIVPIGIILDVIFLSLALFSRLKEIEQRKNETEQLLISQARFTTIGQNIANITHQWKTPIAQLGSQIFLLEAIYELDKNNFDKTIKETLPKMKYSITFLNHTIDDIYNFYSNPSSKENFNIEEEIESLLRMIKDAIKSNSISIIKAVEPLSYYGYKGSFLNALMIVLENAIYQLKNFKTSNREIFISVKKNKNTIVIKIEDNGGGTKNIDIEKLFDLNFSSKKEEGSGVGLALAKKLITKRLEGEIKAEKTKEGLAFMFIFPLKEEIIN